In a single window of the Papaver somniferum cultivar HN1 chromosome 8, ASM357369v1, whole genome shotgun sequence genome:
- the LOC113302064 gene encoding soluble inorganic pyrophosphatase 6, chloroplastic-like, whose protein sequence is MATARVIATSMLHECNTHSAFFLRRSSFILPIKHQNINFSRRASSKRAFTCKSVYKPEIQIKPEGQPETLDYRVFFQDNSGKKLSPWHDVPLQLGDGVFNSIVEIPKETSAKMEVATDEPYTPIKQDTKKGKLRFYPFNINWNYGLLPQTWEDPTVANSEVDGAFGDNDPVEVVEIGDRQGKIGEILKVKPLGALAMIDEGELDWKIVAISLDDPRASLVNDVSDVEKHFPGTLTAIRDWFRDYKIPDGKPANKFGLGNKAANKDYALKVITETNEAWAKLVKRTVPAGELSLL, encoded by the exons ATGGCTACTGCTAGAGTTATAGCTACTAGTATGTTGCATGAATGCAACACTCACAGTGCTTTTTTTCTAAGACGATCCTCTTTCATCTTACCTATTAAACATCAAAATATCAATTTCAGTAGAAGAGCTTCATCCAAAAGAGCCTTTACTTGCAAATCTGTTTACAAACCTGAAATCCAGATCAAACCAGAAGGTCAACCTGAAACCCTAGATTACAGAGTCTTCTTCCAAGATAATTCTGGCAAAAAG CTTTCACCTTGGCATGATGTACCATTGCAATTGGGTGATGGAGTGTTCAATTCCATCGTGGAAATACCAAAAGAGACTAGTGCAAAGATGGAAGTTGCGACTGATGAGCCATACACTCCCATTAAACAGGATACCAAGAAGGGGAAACTTAGATTCTACCC CTTCAACATCAATTGGAACTATGGATTGCTCCCACAGACTTGGGAGGACCCAACAGTAGCTAATTCAGAAGTTGACGGGGCATTTGGAGATAATGATCCAG TTGAAGTTGTTGAAATTGGGGATAGGCAAGGAAAAATTGGCGAGATTCTTAAAGTCAAGCCTTTAGGTGCTCTGGCTATGATCGACGAGGGAGAACTTGACTGGAAAATTGTTGCTATTTCGTTGGATGACCCAAGAGCTTCACTCGTCAATGATGTTAGTGATGTTGAGAAACATTTCCCG GGCACTCTAACTGCTATAAGAGATTGGTTCAGAGACTACAAGATCCCAGATGGAAAGCCTGCCAATAAGTTTGGACTTGGGAACAAAGCAGCCAACAAG GATTATGCTCTGAAGGTCATAACTGAGACCAATGAAGCTTGGGCTAAACTTGTCAAGAGAACCGTTCCTGCTGGAGAGCTCTCCCTTCTGTAA
- the LOC113302065 gene encoding uncharacterized protein LOC113302065 codes for MHGDSLHWIITWFDAGHSQGNVSQSDREYKLHLLMIILWSIWKDRCAALFQNAKPNRLLSLSTISTLVENCKTKTNNNDITGVSLQVQAHKWDPPDSDYVNALEQKGASSMEE; via the exons ATGCATGGAGATTCGTTACACTGGATAATAACTTGGTTTGATGCAGGTCACTCTCAGGGTAATGTATCTCAATCTGATAGAGAATATAAATTACACTTGCTTATGATTATTTTATGGTCTATCTGGAAGGATAGGTGTGCTGCTCTTTTTCAGAATGCTAAGCCAAATAGATTGTTATCCTTGAGTACTATTTCAACTCTGGTGGAGAACTGCAAGACTAAGACGAATAATAATGACATTACTGGTGTTAGTTTACAAGTACAGGCTCACAAATGGGATCCTCCAGATAGTGATTAT GTCAATGCCTTGGAGCAAAAGGGTGCTTCTTCGATGGAGGAATGA